In Aegilops tauschii subsp. strangulata cultivar AL8/78 chromosome 3, Aet v6.0, whole genome shotgun sequence, one genomic interval encodes:
- the LOC109776589 gene encoding transcription factor bHLH168 isoform X2 — MEVQAHEATGRKRGRTSGGTTAARVVERKEAERERRQHMKALCAKLASLIPKEHFSNPDTMTQLGSLDEAVSYIKKLKEKVDELHHRRSSAKAMAAARGASGASTPTTTPTTSGGAGSPKREKYWEASAPVVEVRQRDDTSLDVVLVCSTERPIILHEVITILEEEGAEVVNANHSIAGHKIFYTIHSQAFSSRIGIDVSSVSERLRALV, encoded by the exons ATGGAGGTGCAGGCGCATGAGGCGACTGGCCGGAAGAGGGGCAGGACGAGCGGCGGCACGACTGCGGCGAGGGTGGTGGAGAGGAAGGAggcggagagggagaggaggcagcacatgaaggcGCTCTGCGCCAAGCTCGCCTCCCTCATCCCAAAAGAACACTTCTCCAACCCT GATACAATGACCCAGCTAGGCAGCCTAGATGAGGCTGTGTCATACATCAAGAAGCTCAAGGAGAAGGTCGACGAGTTGCATCATAGGAGGAGCTCAGCGAAAGCAATGGCTGCCGCAAGAGGGGCTAGTGGCGCTTCAACGCCCACCACCACCCCTACCACGAGTGGCGGTGCGGGGTCACCAAAACGAGAGAAATATTGGGAGGCATCGGCACCGGTGGTGGAGGTGCGGCAACGTGATGATACGAGCTTGGATGTGGTGCTGGTATGCAGCACAGAGAGGCCGATCATTCTCCATGAGGTGATCACCATCCTGGAGGAAGAAGGTGCCGAGGTCGTCAATGCCAATCactccattgctggccacaaaaTATTCTACACCATACACTCCCAG GCCTTCAGCTCAAGAATTGGCATAGATGTTTCAAGTGTTTCTGAACGACTGAGAGCATTGGTATGA
- the LOC109776589 gene encoding transcription factor bHLH162 isoform X1, with amino-acid sequence MEVQAHEATGRKRGRTSGGTTAARVVERKEAERERRQHMKALCAKLASLIPKEHFSNPDTMTQLGSLDEAVSYIKKLKEKVDELHHRRSSAKAMAAARGASGASTPTTTPTTSGGAGSPKREKYWEASAPVVEVRQRDDTSLDVVLVCSTERPIILHEVITILEEEGAEVVNANHSIAGHKIFYTIHSQVAHMSPSIHLDHKFLVYVPILTEGVYVFF; translated from the exons ATGGAGGTGCAGGCGCATGAGGCGACTGGCCGGAAGAGGGGCAGGACGAGCGGCGGCACGACTGCGGCGAGGGTGGTGGAGAGGAAGGAggcggagagggagaggaggcagcacatgaaggcGCTCTGCGCCAAGCTCGCCTCCCTCATCCCAAAAGAACACTTCTCCAACCCT GATACAATGACCCAGCTAGGCAGCCTAGATGAGGCTGTGTCATACATCAAGAAGCTCAAGGAGAAGGTCGACGAGTTGCATCATAGGAGGAGCTCAGCGAAAGCAATGGCTGCCGCAAGAGGGGCTAGTGGCGCTTCAACGCCCACCACCACCCCTACCACGAGTGGCGGTGCGGGGTCACCAAAACGAGAGAAATATTGGGAGGCATCGGCACCGGTGGTGGAGGTGCGGCAACGTGATGATACGAGCTTGGATGTGGTGCTGGTATGCAGCACAGAGAGGCCGATCATTCTCCATGAGGTGATCACCATCCTGGAGGAAGAAGGTGCCGAGGTCGTCAATGCCAATCactccattgctggccacaaaaTATTCTACACCATACACTCCCAGGTTGCACACATGAGTCCAAGTATTCATCTTGACCATAAATTTTTAGTTTATGTGCCCATACTTACTGAAGGGGTTTACGTTTTCTTCTAG
- the LOC109776586 gene encoding transcription factor bHLH168, whose protein sequence is MKLAAACTSMAVKAKPARGGKRNRASSGTAAAAMILVEKKDSEKERRQRMKALCDKLASLIPKEHNPHADTMTQLGSLDVAASYIKKLKERVDELQHKKAAAQAAATLRGVSGISMAITTSSGASLDGVKKLEASAPVVEVRQPDDSSMEVRLICNTERPIKLHEVITILEEEGADIINANHSVVGHKIFYTIYSRAFSTRIGIDDSRISERLGALVR, encoded by the exons ATGAAGCTAGCAGCTGCCTGCACCTCg ATGGCGGTGAAGGCGAAGCCGGCGAGGGGCGGGAAGAGGAATAGGGCGAGCAGCGGCACAGCAGCGGCGGCAATGATACTGGTGGAGAAGAAGGActcggagaaggagaggaggCAGCGCATGAAGGCGCTTTGCGATAAGCTCGCGTCCCTCATCCCCAAAGAACACAACCCCCACGCT GATACAATGACCCAGCTAGGCAGCCTGGATGTCGCAGCATCATACATCAAGAAGCTCAAGGAGAGGGTTGATGAGCTACAACATAAGAAGGCCGCTGCACAAGCCGCGGCTACCTTACGAGGAGTTAGTGGCATCTCGATGGCCATTACCACGAGTAGTGGTGCTTCGCTGGATGGGGTAAAAAAATTGGAGGCATCGGCACCGGTAGTGGAAGTGCGGCAACCCGATGATTCAAGCATGGAGGTGAGACTGATATGCAACACAGAGAGGCCGATCAAGCTCCATGAGGTGATAACCATCCTGGAGGAAGAAGGGGCCGACATTATCAACGCCAATCACTCCGTTGTTGGCCACAAAATATTTTATACTATATACTCCCGG GCCTTCAGCACCAGAATTGGCATAGATGATTCAAGAATTTCTGAACGACTAGGAGCATTGGTACGATAG